Proteins found in one Cervus canadensis isolate Bull #8, Minnesota chromosome 24, ASM1932006v1, whole genome shotgun sequence genomic segment:
- the MFAP2 gene encoding microfibrillar-associated protein 2 isoform X2 — protein sequence MRAASLFLLILPGLLAQGQYDLDPLPPYPDHVQYTHYSDQIDNPDYYDYPEMTPRPPEEQFQFQSQQQVQQEVIPAPTVEPGTVETEPTEPGPLDCREEQYPCTRLYSIHKPCKQCLNEVCFYSLRRVYVVNKEICVRTVCAHEELLRADLCRDKFSKCGVLASSGLCQSVAAACARSCGGC from the exons ATGAGAGCCGCCTCCCTCTTCCTGCTCATCCTGCCTG GCCTGCTGGCTCAGGGCCAGTATGATCTGGACCCACTGCCTCCGTACCCAGACCACGTGCAGTACACCCACTACAGCGACCAGATCG ACAATCCGGACTACTATGATTACCCAG AGATGACGCCTCGGCCACCCGAGGAACAGTTCCAGTTCCAGTCCCAGCAGCAAGTCCAGCAGGAAGTCATCCCAGCCCCCACCGTAG AACCGGGGACTGTGGAGACGGAGCCCACGGAGCCGGGGCCTCTGG ACTGCCGCGAGGAGCAGTACCCGTGTACCCGCCTCTACTCCATACACAAGCCCTGCAAGCAGTGTCTGAACGAGGTCTGCTTCTACAG CCTCCGCCGCGTGTATGTCGTCAATAAGGAGATCTGCGTCCGGACGGTCTGTGCCCACGAGGAGCTCCTGCGGG CTGACCTGTGCCGTGACAAGTTCTCCAAGTGCGGCGTGCTGGCCAGCAGCGGCCTGTGCCAGTCTGTGGCAGCCGCCTGTGCCCGGAGCTGCGGGGGCTGCTAG
- the ATP13A2 gene encoding polyamine-transporting ATPase 13A2 isoform X3, whose protein sequence is MSADSSPLVGSTPAGYGTLTIETSADPLSSSASSVRLSGYCGSPWRTISYHAVVWMLAGLPLLLFRWKPLWGVRLRLRPCTLARAETLVIETRDREDSSWQLCTVQVQTEDICADGLQPPPQTRAEDGRSQAAVGAEPEDAWKDTTGLHRPEEPRRLRYYVFRGQRYVWMETQQAFRQVSLLDHSRTCDDLRRSSAGLSLQDHTVRKAVYGPNVISVPVKSYPQLLVDEALNPYYGFQAFSIALWLADHYYWYALCILLVSAVSICLSVYRTRKQSQTLRDMVQLSVRVCVCRPGGEEWVDSSELVPGDCLVLPQEGGLMPCDAALVAGECVVNESSLTGESVPVLKTALPEGPAPYLPEAHRRHTLFCGTLILQARAFVGPHVLAVVTQTGFCTAKGGLVSSILHPRPLSFKFYKHSMKFVAALSVVALLGTVYSIVILLRNQVPLGEIVIRALDVVTVAVPPALPAAMTMCTLYAQSRLESQGVFCIHPPRINLGGKLRLVCFDKTGTLTEDGLDVMGVVPLKGQEFLPLVSEPHHLPVGPLLRALAACHTLSRLRDTLVGDPMDLKMVESTGWVLEEGPTADATCGTQVLAVMKPPPQEPHLQGMEPPAPVSILGRFPFLSALQRMSVVVAWPGAAQPEACVKGSPELVATLCNPATVPADFAPRLQSYTAAGYRVVALAGKPLPVPASLEAVQQLPRDAVEQELSLLGLLVMRNLLKPQTPGVIQALRKTRIRTVMVTGDNLQTAVTVAQGCGMVGPREHLVIVHAAPPEQGQPASLELQPVESFAATNGAQDPDQAASYTMEPDPRSSHLALSGSSFGVLVKHFPKLLPKVLVQGTIFARMAPEQKTELVCELQKLQYCVGMCGDGANDCGALKAADVGISLSQAEASVVSPFTSSVASIECVPMVIREGRCSLDTSFSVFKYMALYSLTQFISVLILYTVRAPERDRARTGQPAQLREHGGLLPVQLPVPHPGRRRVQGGALPPASVHQRALPGGPGALGLRPGGPHAGPGAPAGAADAEEHHQHPLQAAAAGLGRLQRRGGLHAGEPAGPVPPWLPAAVPAQTGLQEALQAAGAGAGGAAVATAHRARKVAPPAGPVR, encoded by the exons CATCTGTGCGGACGG CCTGCAGCCACCCCCACAGACGCGGGCAGAGGACGGCCGGAGCCAGGCGGCTGTGGGGGCAGAGCCGGAGGACGCCTGGAAGGACACCACGGGGCTCCACAGGCCCGAAGAGCCG CGAAGGCTGCGCTACTACGTCTTCCGGGGCCAGCGCTACGTCTGGATGGAGACCCAGCAGGCCTTCCGCCAAGTCAG cctacTGGACCACAGCCGCACCTGTGATGACCTCCGCCGCTCTAGCGCTGGCCTCAGCCTGCAGGACCACACCGTGAG GAAGGCCGTCTATGGCCCCAACGTGATCAGCGTCCCGGTCAAGTCCTATCCCCAGCTGCTGGTGGACGAG gcACTGAACCCCTACTATGGGTTCCAGGCCTTCAGCATCGCGCTGTGGCTGGCCGACCACTACTACTGGTACGCCCTGTGCATCCTGCTCGTCTCCGCTGTCTCCATCTGCCTGTCAGTCTACAGGACCAGAAAG CAAAGCCAGACCCTGAGGGACATGGTCCAGCTGTCTGTACGGGTGTGCGTGTGCAGGCCTGGGGGAG AGGAGTGGGTGGACTCCAGCGAGCTGGTGCCCGGAGACTGCCTGGTGCTGCCCCAGGAGGGTGGCCTGATGCCCTGTGACGCGGCCCTGGTGGCCGGCGAGTGCGTGGTCAACGAGAGCTCCCTGACAG GGGAGAGCGTCCCAGTGCTGAAGACGGCCCTGCCTGAGGGCCCGGCGCCCTACCTCCCGGAGGCCCACCGGCGGCACACACTCTTCTGCGGGACCCTCATCTTGCAGGCCCGGGCCTTCGTAGGACCCCACGTCCTGGCGGTGGTGACGCAGACAG GGTTCTGCACAGCCAAGGGGGGCCTGGTGAGCTCCATCCTGCACCCCCGGCCGCTGAGCTTCAAGTTCTACAAGCACAGCATGAAGTTCGTGGCCGCTCTCTCAGTCGTGG CTCTGCTCGGCACCGTCTACAGCATTGTTATCCTTCTCCGCAACCAG GTGCCCCTGGGCGAGATCGTGATCCGGGCCCTGGACGTGGTGACGGTGGCCGTGCCGCCCGCCCTGCCGGCCGCCATGACCATGTGCACGCTCTACGCCCAGAGCCGGCTGGAGAGCCAAGGCGTCTTCTGCATCCACCCACCGCGCATCAACTTGGGCGGCAAGCTCCGGCTGGTGTGTTTCGACAAG ACAGGTACCCTCACTGAGGACGGCTTGGATGTGATGGGTGTGGTGCCCCTGAAGGGGCAGGAGTTCCTGCCGCTGGTCTCGGAGCCCCACCACCTGCCTGTGGGGCCCCTGCTCCGGGCACTGGCCGCCTGCCACACCCTCAGCCGGCTGCGGGACACCCTGGtgggcgaccccatggacctcaagATGGTGGAGTCGACTGGCTGG GTCCTGGAGGAGGGGCCAACTGCAGACGCGACATGTGGGACCCAGGTTTTGGCGGTGATGAAACCCCCGCCCCAGGAGCCCCACCTGCAGGGCATG GAGCCCCCGGCACCGGTCAGCATCCTTGGCCGCTTCCCCTTCCTGTCAGCGCTGCAGCGCATGAGCGTGGTGGTGGCCTGGCCTGGTGCCGCCCAGCCCGAGGCCTGCGTCAAGGGCTCTCCCGAGCTGGTGgccactctctgcaaccccgcgACAG TGCCTGCCGACTTCGCCCCGAGGCTGCAGAGCTACACCGCTGCGGGCTACCGCGTGGTGGCCCTTGCGGGCAAGCCGCTTCCCGTCCCAGCCAGCCTGGAAGCCGTTCAGCAACTGCCCAG GGACGCGGTGGAGCAGGAGCTGAGTCTCCTGGGGCTGCTGGTCATGCGGAACCTGCTGAAGCCGCAGACGCCGGGCGTCATCCAGGCTCTGCGCAAGACGCGCATCCGCACCGTCATGGTGACAG GGGACAACCTGCAGACGGCGGTCACGGTGGCCCAGGGCTGCGGCATGGTGGGCCCCCGGGAGCACCTGGTTATCGTCCACGCCGCCCCCCCTGAGCAGGGCCAGCCTGCCTCCCTTGAGCTCCAGCCAGTGGAGTCCTTCGCAGCCACAAACGGGGCCCAG GATCCTGACCAGGCCGCCAGCTACACCATGGAGCCAGACCCCCGGTCCAGCCACCTGGCCCTGAGCGGGTCCAGCTTCGGCGTCCTTGTGAAGCACTTCCCCAAGCTGCTGCCCAAG GTGTTGGTCCAGGGCACCATCTTTGCCCGTATGGCGCCCGAGCAGAAGACAGAGCTGGTGTGTGAACTGCAGAAGCTCCA GTACTGTGTGGGCATGTGCGGGGATGGCGCCAACGACTGCGGGGCGCTGAAGGCGGCGGACGTGGGCATCTCGCTCTCTCAGGCCGAGGCCTCGGTGGTCTCGCCCTTCACCTCGAGTGTGGCCAGCATCGAGTGTGTGCCCATGGTCATCAG GGAAGGCCGTTGTTCCCTGGACACGTCGTTCAGCGTCTTCAAGTACATGGCCCTGTACAGCCTGACCCAGTTCATCTCTGTGCTGATCCTATACACG GTTCGTGCCCCTGAACGGGACCGTGCCCGCACCGGACAACCTGCCCAACTACGAGAACACGGTGGTCTTCTCCCTGTCCAGCTTCCAGTACCTCATCCTGGCCGCCGCCGTGTCCAAGGGGGCGCCCTTCCGCCGGCCTCTGTACACCAACG TGCCCTTCCTGGCGGCCCTGGTGCTCTTGGGCTCCGTCCTGGTGGGCCTCATGCTGGCCCCGGGGCCCCTGCAGGGGCCGCTGACGCTGAAGAGCATCACCAACACCCgcttcaagctgctgctgctgggcttGGTCGCCTTCAACGTCGTGGCGGCCTTCATGCTGGAG AGCCTGCTGGACCAGTACCTCCCTGGCTGCCTGCGGCAGTTCCGGCCCAAACGGGCCTCCAAGAAGCGCTTCAAGCAGCTGGAGCAGGAGCTGGCGGAGCGGCCGTGGCCACTGCCCACCGGGCCCGTAAAGTAGCGCCCCCCGCCGGCCCCGTCAGGTAG
- the ATP13A2 gene encoding polyamine-transporting ATPase 13A2 isoform X2, producing the protein MSADSSPLVGSTPAGYGTLTIETSADPLSSSASSVRLSGYCGSPWRTISYHAVVWMLAGLPLLLFRWKPLWGVRLRLRPCTLARAETLVIETRDREDSSWQLCTVQVQTEDICADGLQPPPQTRAEDGRSQAAVGAEPEDAWKDTTGLHRPEEPRRLRYYVFRGQRYVWMETQQAFRQVSLLDHSRTCDDLRRSSAGLSLQDHTVRKAVYGPNVISVPVKSYPQLLVDEAFSIALWLADHYYWYALCILLVSAVSICLSVYRTRKQSQTLRDMVQLSVRVCVCRPGGEEWVDSSELVPGDCLVLPQEGGLMPCDAALVAGECVVNESSLTGESVPVLKTALPEGPAPYLPEAHRRHTLFCGTLILQARAFVGPHVLAVVTQTGFCTAKGGLVSSILHPRPLSFKFYKHSMKFVAALSVVALLGTVYSIVILLRNQVPLGEIVIRALDVVTVAVPPALPAAMTMCTLYAQSRLESQGVFCIHPPRINLGGKLRLVCFDKTGTLTEDGLDVMGVVPLKGQEFLPLVSEPHHLPVGPLLRALAACHTLSRLRDTLVGDPMDLKMVESTGWVLEEGPTADATCGTQVLAVMKPPPQEPHLQGMEPPAPVSILGRFPFLSALQRMSVVVAWPGAAQPEACVKGSPELVATLCNPATVPADFAPRLQSYTAAGYRVVALAGKPLPVPASLEAVQQLPRDAVEQELSLLGLLVMRNLLKPQTPGVIQALRKTRIRTVMVTGDNLQTAVTVAQGCGMVGPREHLVIVHAAPPEQGQPASLELQPVESFAATNGAQDPDQAASYTMEPDPRSSHLALSGSSFGVLVKHFPKLLPKVLVQGTIFARMAPEQKTELVCELQKLQYCVGMCGDGANDCGALKAADVGISLSQAEASVVSPFTSSVASIECVPMVIREGRCSLDTSFSVFKYMALYSLTQFISVLILYTVNTNLGDLQFLAVDLVITTTVAVLMSRTGPARALGRARPPGSLLSGPVLGSLLLQVALVAGVQLGGYFLAAAQPWFVPLNGTVPAPDNLPNYENTVVFSLSSFQYLILAAAVSKGAPFRRPLYTNVPFLAALVLLGSVLVGLMLAPGPLQGPLTLKSITNTRFKLLLLGLVAFNVVAAFMLESLLDQYLPGCLRQFRPKRASKKRFKQLEQELAERPWPLPTGPVK; encoded by the exons CATCTGTGCGGACGG CCTGCAGCCACCCCCACAGACGCGGGCAGAGGACGGCCGGAGCCAGGCGGCTGTGGGGGCAGAGCCGGAGGACGCCTGGAAGGACACCACGGGGCTCCACAGGCCCGAAGAGCCG CGAAGGCTGCGCTACTACGTCTTCCGGGGCCAGCGCTACGTCTGGATGGAGACCCAGCAGGCCTTCCGCCAAGTCAG cctacTGGACCACAGCCGCACCTGTGATGACCTCCGCCGCTCTAGCGCTGGCCTCAGCCTGCAGGACCACACCGTGAG GAAGGCCGTCTATGGCCCCAACGTGATCAGCGTCCCGGTCAAGTCCTATCCCCAGCTGCTGGTGGACGAG GCCTTCAGCATCGCGCTGTGGCTGGCCGACCACTACTACTGGTACGCCCTGTGCATCCTGCTCGTCTCCGCTGTCTCCATCTGCCTGTCAGTCTACAGGACCAGAAAG CAAAGCCAGACCCTGAGGGACATGGTCCAGCTGTCTGTACGGGTGTGCGTGTGCAGGCCTGGGGGAG AGGAGTGGGTGGACTCCAGCGAGCTGGTGCCCGGAGACTGCCTGGTGCTGCCCCAGGAGGGTGGCCTGATGCCCTGTGACGCGGCCCTGGTGGCCGGCGAGTGCGTGGTCAACGAGAGCTCCCTGACAG GGGAGAGCGTCCCAGTGCTGAAGACGGCCCTGCCTGAGGGCCCGGCGCCCTACCTCCCGGAGGCCCACCGGCGGCACACACTCTTCTGCGGGACCCTCATCTTGCAGGCCCGGGCCTTCGTAGGACCCCACGTCCTGGCGGTGGTGACGCAGACAG GGTTCTGCACAGCCAAGGGGGGCCTGGTGAGCTCCATCCTGCACCCCCGGCCGCTGAGCTTCAAGTTCTACAAGCACAGCATGAAGTTCGTGGCCGCTCTCTCAGTCGTGG CTCTGCTCGGCACCGTCTACAGCATTGTTATCCTTCTCCGCAACCAG GTGCCCCTGGGCGAGATCGTGATCCGGGCCCTGGACGTGGTGACGGTGGCCGTGCCGCCCGCCCTGCCGGCCGCCATGACCATGTGCACGCTCTACGCCCAGAGCCGGCTGGAGAGCCAAGGCGTCTTCTGCATCCACCCACCGCGCATCAACTTGGGCGGCAAGCTCCGGCTGGTGTGTTTCGACAAG ACAGGTACCCTCACTGAGGACGGCTTGGATGTGATGGGTGTGGTGCCCCTGAAGGGGCAGGAGTTCCTGCCGCTGGTCTCGGAGCCCCACCACCTGCCTGTGGGGCCCCTGCTCCGGGCACTGGCCGCCTGCCACACCCTCAGCCGGCTGCGGGACACCCTGGtgggcgaccccatggacctcaagATGGTGGAGTCGACTGGCTGG GTCCTGGAGGAGGGGCCAACTGCAGACGCGACATGTGGGACCCAGGTTTTGGCGGTGATGAAACCCCCGCCCCAGGAGCCCCACCTGCAGGGCATG GAGCCCCCGGCACCGGTCAGCATCCTTGGCCGCTTCCCCTTCCTGTCAGCGCTGCAGCGCATGAGCGTGGTGGTGGCCTGGCCTGGTGCCGCCCAGCCCGAGGCCTGCGTCAAGGGCTCTCCCGAGCTGGTGgccactctctgcaaccccgcgACAG TGCCTGCCGACTTCGCCCCGAGGCTGCAGAGCTACACCGCTGCGGGCTACCGCGTGGTGGCCCTTGCGGGCAAGCCGCTTCCCGTCCCAGCCAGCCTGGAAGCCGTTCAGCAACTGCCCAG GGACGCGGTGGAGCAGGAGCTGAGTCTCCTGGGGCTGCTGGTCATGCGGAACCTGCTGAAGCCGCAGACGCCGGGCGTCATCCAGGCTCTGCGCAAGACGCGCATCCGCACCGTCATGGTGACAG GGGACAACCTGCAGACGGCGGTCACGGTGGCCCAGGGCTGCGGCATGGTGGGCCCCCGGGAGCACCTGGTTATCGTCCACGCCGCCCCCCCTGAGCAGGGCCAGCCTGCCTCCCTTGAGCTCCAGCCAGTGGAGTCCTTCGCAGCCACAAACGGGGCCCAG GATCCTGACCAGGCCGCCAGCTACACCATGGAGCCAGACCCCCGGTCCAGCCACCTGGCCCTGAGCGGGTCCAGCTTCGGCGTCCTTGTGAAGCACTTCCCCAAGCTGCTGCCCAAG GTGTTGGTCCAGGGCACCATCTTTGCCCGTATGGCGCCCGAGCAGAAGACAGAGCTGGTGTGTGAACTGCAGAAGCTCCA GTACTGTGTGGGCATGTGCGGGGATGGCGCCAACGACTGCGGGGCGCTGAAGGCGGCGGACGTGGGCATCTCGCTCTCTCAGGCCGAGGCCTCGGTGGTCTCGCCCTTCACCTCGAGTGTGGCCAGCATCGAGTGTGTGCCCATGGTCATCAG GGAAGGCCGTTGTTCCCTGGACACGTCGTTCAGCGTCTTCAAGTACATGGCCCTGTACAGCCTGACCCAGTTCATCTCTGTGCTGATCCTATACACG GTCAACACCAACCTGGGTGACCTGCAGTTCCTGGCCGTGGACCTGGTCATCACCACCACGGTGGCCGTGCTCATGAGCCGCACAGGGCCGGCGCGGGCTCTGGGGCGGGCGCGGCCGCCCGGGTCCCTGCTAAGCGGGCCGGTGCTCGGCAGCCTGCTGCTGCAGGTGGCCTTGGTGGCCGGCGTGCAGCTGGGGGGCTACTTCCTGGCTGCAGCCCAGCCCTG GTTCGTGCCCCTGAACGGGACCGTGCCCGCACCGGACAACCTGCCCAACTACGAGAACACGGTGGTCTTCTCCCTGTCCAGCTTCCAGTACCTCATCCTGGCCGCCGCCGTGTCCAAGGGGGCGCCCTTCCGCCGGCCTCTGTACACCAACG TGCCCTTCCTGGCGGCCCTGGTGCTCTTGGGCTCCGTCCTGGTGGGCCTCATGCTGGCCCCGGGGCCCCTGCAGGGGCCGCTGACGCTGAAGAGCATCACCAACACCCgcttcaagctgctgctgctgggcttGGTCGCCTTCAACGTCGTGGCGGCCTTCATGCTGGAG AGCCTGCTGGACCAGTACCTCCCTGGCTGCCTGCGGCAGTTCCGGCCCAAACGGGCCTCCAAGAAGCGCTTCAAGCAGCTGGAGCAGGAGCTGGCGGAGCGGCCGTGGCCACTGCCCACCGGGCCCGTAAAGTAG
- the MFAP2 gene encoding microfibrillar-associated protein 2 isoform X1 — protein sequence MRAASLFLLILPAGLLAQGQYDLDPLPPYPDHVQYTHYSDQIDNPDYYDYPEMTPRPPEEQFQFQSQQQVQQEVIPAPTVEPGTVETEPTEPGPLDCREEQYPCTRLYSIHKPCKQCLNEVCFYSLRRVYVVNKEICVRTVCAHEELLRADLCRDKFSKCGVLASSGLCQSVAAACARSCGGC from the exons ATGAGAGCCGCCTCCCTCTTCCTGCTCATCCTGCCTG CAGGCCTGCTGGCTCAGGGCCAGTATGATCTGGACCCACTGCCTCCGTACCCAGACCACGTGCAGTACACCCACTACAGCGACCAGATCG ACAATCCGGACTACTATGATTACCCAG AGATGACGCCTCGGCCACCCGAGGAACAGTTCCAGTTCCAGTCCCAGCAGCAAGTCCAGCAGGAAGTCATCCCAGCCCCCACCGTAG AACCGGGGACTGTGGAGACGGAGCCCACGGAGCCGGGGCCTCTGG ACTGCCGCGAGGAGCAGTACCCGTGTACCCGCCTCTACTCCATACACAAGCCCTGCAAGCAGTGTCTGAACGAGGTCTGCTTCTACAG CCTCCGCCGCGTGTATGTCGTCAATAAGGAGATCTGCGTCCGGACGGTCTGTGCCCACGAGGAGCTCCTGCGGG CTGACCTGTGCCGTGACAAGTTCTCCAAGTGCGGCGTGCTGGCCAGCAGCGGCCTGTGCCAGTCTGTGGCAGCCGCCTGTGCCCGGAGCTGCGGGGGCTGCTAG
- the ATP13A2 gene encoding polyamine-transporting ATPase 13A2 isoform X1, whose product MSADSSPLVGSTPAGYGTLTIETSADPLSSSASSVRLSGYCGSPWRTISYHAVVWMLAGLPLLLFRWKPLWGVRLRLRPCTLARAETLVIETRDREDSSWQLCTVQVQTEDICADGLQPPPQTRAEDGRSQAAVGAEPEDAWKDTTGLHRPEEPRRLRYYVFRGQRYVWMETQQAFRQVSLLDHSRTCDDLRRSSAGLSLQDHTVRKAVYGPNVISVPVKSYPQLLVDEALNPYYGFQAFSIALWLADHYYWYALCILLVSAVSICLSVYRTRKQSQTLRDMVQLSVRVCVCRPGGEEWVDSSELVPGDCLVLPQEGGLMPCDAALVAGECVVNESSLTGESVPVLKTALPEGPAPYLPEAHRRHTLFCGTLILQARAFVGPHVLAVVTQTGFCTAKGGLVSSILHPRPLSFKFYKHSMKFVAALSVVALLGTVYSIVILLRNQVPLGEIVIRALDVVTVAVPPALPAAMTMCTLYAQSRLESQGVFCIHPPRINLGGKLRLVCFDKTGTLTEDGLDVMGVVPLKGQEFLPLVSEPHHLPVGPLLRALAACHTLSRLRDTLVGDPMDLKMVESTGWVLEEGPTADATCGTQVLAVMKPPPQEPHLQGMEPPAPVSILGRFPFLSALQRMSVVVAWPGAAQPEACVKGSPELVATLCNPATVPADFAPRLQSYTAAGYRVVALAGKPLPVPASLEAVQQLPRDAVEQELSLLGLLVMRNLLKPQTPGVIQALRKTRIRTVMVTGDNLQTAVTVAQGCGMVGPREHLVIVHAAPPEQGQPASLELQPVESFAATNGAQDPDQAASYTMEPDPRSSHLALSGSSFGVLVKHFPKLLPKVLVQGTIFARMAPEQKTELVCELQKLQYCVGMCGDGANDCGALKAADVGISLSQAEASVVSPFTSSVASIECVPMVIREGRCSLDTSFSVFKYMALYSLTQFISVLILYTVNTNLGDLQFLAVDLVITTTVAVLMSRTGPARALGRARPPGSLLSGPVLGSLLLQVALVAGVQLGGYFLAAAQPWFVPLNGTVPAPDNLPNYENTVVFSLSSFQYLILAAAVSKGAPFRRPLYTNVPFLAALVLLGSVLVGLMLAPGPLQGPLTLKSITNTRFKLLLLGLVAFNVVAAFMLESLLDQYLPGCLRQFRPKRASKKRFKQLEQELAERPWPLPTGPVK is encoded by the exons CATCTGTGCGGACGG CCTGCAGCCACCCCCACAGACGCGGGCAGAGGACGGCCGGAGCCAGGCGGCTGTGGGGGCAGAGCCGGAGGACGCCTGGAAGGACACCACGGGGCTCCACAGGCCCGAAGAGCCG CGAAGGCTGCGCTACTACGTCTTCCGGGGCCAGCGCTACGTCTGGATGGAGACCCAGCAGGCCTTCCGCCAAGTCAG cctacTGGACCACAGCCGCACCTGTGATGACCTCCGCCGCTCTAGCGCTGGCCTCAGCCTGCAGGACCACACCGTGAG GAAGGCCGTCTATGGCCCCAACGTGATCAGCGTCCCGGTCAAGTCCTATCCCCAGCTGCTGGTGGACGAG gcACTGAACCCCTACTATGGGTTCCAGGCCTTCAGCATCGCGCTGTGGCTGGCCGACCACTACTACTGGTACGCCCTGTGCATCCTGCTCGTCTCCGCTGTCTCCATCTGCCTGTCAGTCTACAGGACCAGAAAG CAAAGCCAGACCCTGAGGGACATGGTCCAGCTGTCTGTACGGGTGTGCGTGTGCAGGCCTGGGGGAG AGGAGTGGGTGGACTCCAGCGAGCTGGTGCCCGGAGACTGCCTGGTGCTGCCCCAGGAGGGTGGCCTGATGCCCTGTGACGCGGCCCTGGTGGCCGGCGAGTGCGTGGTCAACGAGAGCTCCCTGACAG GGGAGAGCGTCCCAGTGCTGAAGACGGCCCTGCCTGAGGGCCCGGCGCCCTACCTCCCGGAGGCCCACCGGCGGCACACACTCTTCTGCGGGACCCTCATCTTGCAGGCCCGGGCCTTCGTAGGACCCCACGTCCTGGCGGTGGTGACGCAGACAG GGTTCTGCACAGCCAAGGGGGGCCTGGTGAGCTCCATCCTGCACCCCCGGCCGCTGAGCTTCAAGTTCTACAAGCACAGCATGAAGTTCGTGGCCGCTCTCTCAGTCGTGG CTCTGCTCGGCACCGTCTACAGCATTGTTATCCTTCTCCGCAACCAG GTGCCCCTGGGCGAGATCGTGATCCGGGCCCTGGACGTGGTGACGGTGGCCGTGCCGCCCGCCCTGCCGGCCGCCATGACCATGTGCACGCTCTACGCCCAGAGCCGGCTGGAGAGCCAAGGCGTCTTCTGCATCCACCCACCGCGCATCAACTTGGGCGGCAAGCTCCGGCTGGTGTGTTTCGACAAG ACAGGTACCCTCACTGAGGACGGCTTGGATGTGATGGGTGTGGTGCCCCTGAAGGGGCAGGAGTTCCTGCCGCTGGTCTCGGAGCCCCACCACCTGCCTGTGGGGCCCCTGCTCCGGGCACTGGCCGCCTGCCACACCCTCAGCCGGCTGCGGGACACCCTGGtgggcgaccccatggacctcaagATGGTGGAGTCGACTGGCTGG GTCCTGGAGGAGGGGCCAACTGCAGACGCGACATGTGGGACCCAGGTTTTGGCGGTGATGAAACCCCCGCCCCAGGAGCCCCACCTGCAGGGCATG GAGCCCCCGGCACCGGTCAGCATCCTTGGCCGCTTCCCCTTCCTGTCAGCGCTGCAGCGCATGAGCGTGGTGGTGGCCTGGCCTGGTGCCGCCCAGCCCGAGGCCTGCGTCAAGGGCTCTCCCGAGCTGGTGgccactctctgcaaccccgcgACAG TGCCTGCCGACTTCGCCCCGAGGCTGCAGAGCTACACCGCTGCGGGCTACCGCGTGGTGGCCCTTGCGGGCAAGCCGCTTCCCGTCCCAGCCAGCCTGGAAGCCGTTCAGCAACTGCCCAG GGACGCGGTGGAGCAGGAGCTGAGTCTCCTGGGGCTGCTGGTCATGCGGAACCTGCTGAAGCCGCAGACGCCGGGCGTCATCCAGGCTCTGCGCAAGACGCGCATCCGCACCGTCATGGTGACAG GGGACAACCTGCAGACGGCGGTCACGGTGGCCCAGGGCTGCGGCATGGTGGGCCCCCGGGAGCACCTGGTTATCGTCCACGCCGCCCCCCCTGAGCAGGGCCAGCCTGCCTCCCTTGAGCTCCAGCCAGTGGAGTCCTTCGCAGCCACAAACGGGGCCCAG GATCCTGACCAGGCCGCCAGCTACACCATGGAGCCAGACCCCCGGTCCAGCCACCTGGCCCTGAGCGGGTCCAGCTTCGGCGTCCTTGTGAAGCACTTCCCCAAGCTGCTGCCCAAG GTGTTGGTCCAGGGCACCATCTTTGCCCGTATGGCGCCCGAGCAGAAGACAGAGCTGGTGTGTGAACTGCAGAAGCTCCA GTACTGTGTGGGCATGTGCGGGGATGGCGCCAACGACTGCGGGGCGCTGAAGGCGGCGGACGTGGGCATCTCGCTCTCTCAGGCCGAGGCCTCGGTGGTCTCGCCCTTCACCTCGAGTGTGGCCAGCATCGAGTGTGTGCCCATGGTCATCAG GGAAGGCCGTTGTTCCCTGGACACGTCGTTCAGCGTCTTCAAGTACATGGCCCTGTACAGCCTGACCCAGTTCATCTCTGTGCTGATCCTATACACG GTCAACACCAACCTGGGTGACCTGCAGTTCCTGGCCGTGGACCTGGTCATCACCACCACGGTGGCCGTGCTCATGAGCCGCACAGGGCCGGCGCGGGCTCTGGGGCGGGCGCGGCCGCCCGGGTCCCTGCTAAGCGGGCCGGTGCTCGGCAGCCTGCTGCTGCAGGTGGCCTTGGTGGCCGGCGTGCAGCTGGGGGGCTACTTCCTGGCTGCAGCCCAGCCCTG GTTCGTGCCCCTGAACGGGACCGTGCCCGCACCGGACAACCTGCCCAACTACGAGAACACGGTGGTCTTCTCCCTGTCCAGCTTCCAGTACCTCATCCTGGCCGCCGCCGTGTCCAAGGGGGCGCCCTTCCGCCGGCCTCTGTACACCAACG TGCCCTTCCTGGCGGCCCTGGTGCTCTTGGGCTCCGTCCTGGTGGGCCTCATGCTGGCCCCGGGGCCCCTGCAGGGGCCGCTGACGCTGAAGAGCATCACCAACACCCgcttcaagctgctgctgctgggcttGGTCGCCTTCAACGTCGTGGCGGCCTTCATGCTGGAG AGCCTGCTGGACCAGTACCTCCCTGGCTGCCTGCGGCAGTTCCGGCCCAAACGGGCCTCCAAGAAGCGCTTCAAGCAGCTGGAGCAGGAGCTGGCGGAGCGGCCGTGGCCACTGCCCACCGGGCCCGTAAAGTAG